DNA sequence from the Nicotiana tomentosiformis chromosome 3, ASM39032v3, whole genome shotgun sequence genome:
TAGATATGTAGATCATGGGCAACCAAATACAAGAGATTTGTATCCCTCATATTGTCAGATTTAAAGAACTGTAAAATTTGATTTCCAGAGTTACAGCCCTTTGGTACAAAAACttttccaaccttcaaacttgTAACTTAGAATTTTAAAGATTTCGGCAATCCAATATTATGCACAAATGCCACTCAGCATCATATCCAGGAAATAGTACTTCAGTTAGTTTGCTCATACATACATCTGTTCTTGCCTACTACTGAAATTGGAATAGAGAAAAGAGAGAACTGCTACAAAGAGTATTCACTAATGTGCAAGATAACTTTAATTCGTCAATACGCACCATAGGCTGACTATAGTCCTCCAGTCAGTTTGCACCTCTGTATACGTCAAAGTTCAAGAAATCCCCAGGAAAAAATAATCTGTAGTGGCTATATCCTTAAAATAATGTAAATTTTCTCTCCCTGTGGGGGAACAAGGAGATTTCAGGCCTAAAGATTcatatgaagtaaaatattatcatCAAAAGGTTGGTTTGTTGAAAATTATCTTAAAAGAATTAAAATACACAAAAAGAAAAGGTTATGTTGAATTCTTAAAAGCACATTTACTATGAACAATTCCACTTCTGCAGGTTCAGATGCATTTTGCTTGATACTGATAAAATCACATCAGAAAAGTCACAAGCAGAGATGAAGAGTTAACCAAGAATcatagaaaaggaaaaaaaaattggcCAATCAAGTCATGCCTTTTGTATTTCATCTTTCTCATGGCAGCATAAAGTCTTCTATATTCAAAAAATTGAGTTTCAGTAGAGAAGGTTCCAGCCAGAGCATAGCTTTTCAGGTATCATGTTTTCATCCCAACCTGTTGCTTCCAGTGTACTCCTCACTTGACCTTCGTCAAATCCCATTTCCACAAGTCTTTGAATCTGTGCTTTGAATTCTAATCATTCAGTAGTCAATTTGATCACAGTAGGTGACCAGCAAATATGCAAGATCAAACAAAACTTGTTAAAagttgtcctatttactagctggataaaaatgtaaaaagaaaaataaagcttTAACAAATTGCACACTTTCTCCTCAGCACCaagtatgaaaatatttttgcaaAAGTCTCAGTCCAGTAACGAGCTGTGCCAAAAAAGGTCTGATAGTCTCTAAGATACTGCAATAAAGAGAAATAGAATGATCATTGGGGAAAAAAgacgtggagagagagagagagacaataAGACCAAAGACCAGCAAATCACCTGTAGAAAGGAGAGCTGTCTTGAGAGTGAGTGCAGGGCTCCACTGGTCTTTCAGGATATCTAGGCATATCGCGCAACTTTGACTAATAATGTTGGGATGCCTTCAAAGGGAAATAAACACACAGAAATCATTTGAATCATAAAGTTTAACTGGGAAGCAGCAGATAATGCACTTCTTAACATCCGACAACCTTTTCTTTCAAGTACAACGGTATGCACATAAGATTATGTGGAGGGTCAAACGTTTGAATTTCCTGAACTTTTAGCGGGTACCAAAAAGTTTCATTTTTCAACGATTTGACTCGCTATTTATTGTTCAAGAAGATCATGTCCGCACTGCCGTCCTTGGTGACAACACCATCTCTTAAACCCAGCTCATTCACCCTAATCAATGTTTTCCAGTCAGATGTGCATGGAATCTCATGATATCAGATCATAATGAATTTGGAGCACCTATCTTGAGAGCTTCTTCTTTCAAAGAAAGCTGAATTTCTGTTAAGTAGATTCGTAAGTATTAAGGTATAAGAATGATAAGTTGGGTTCCCCAATCTGGCTGACTCACTTTGATGGATATACTCCAGGTTGAATGTTATAGCAGTTAAGGATCCAAGTTTGACTGCTTTCGGAGGTATTAATAATATTAGCCATCAAATTAGTTACAATTTGTCTAAACTGGAGATTCCTGCTTCATGTAATTTTTTGTGATGTGATCTGAGTTCATGGAAGCTTTATTCATCTAATCGGTTGGCATCTAGATGCTGGAGAGAAACTGACCAGAGATTAAATTCGCGATTGGTGCCTATCAGTTCTGTCGTAGAAATGGTAGGTCGATCGGTTGGTGTGAAAAgaaagaatttcttaagtttagtCACAAATGTCCCCGACGAGCTCGGTGTTATTCAACGTCTGTGATAGAGCGAGAAAATTAGAAGAGCTTTCATGACAGATTAGATGACATTGGCATTACTCTAAATTGCAGATGCACGAAACAAAAACAGGGAATATGCAGAAAAAATAAGAGATGAAGATTAAGGTATACTGGCATTTATTACCTCTGTAGATGCTAAAGATTGGACGGCGCCTTAAAATACATTTTTGTTCTAAGGATTAAACGATAGTACAATGGGACAAACTCCAATGACATTAAAACATATTTACGTGGCACAATTAAGTCCTATGGAAAGAAGCAAAACCTATAAACCAAGCGTGTTGCCAATGTAGCATATCCAGGTTAAGATTGATCGTGTTCTAAAAGGTATGGGAAAACTGATAATTCAGTGACAGCAATTTGGCTTCTGTTgaagaaaatataatatatatgccAGAATTCACAGGACGTGTATTTTAGTGCAGTTTAAGCTAGGAGACTGCAGTGATGCTTTGTGCACATTGACGCACTAAAGCTTTAGAACTTCAATTAGGAATTCCGCCTTATCCTACATACTATTCAGTTCGAATAGTGAAGGAAAGGACGCAAACTTCCGTTCTAGTAGAAGATGAAACATTATTGTTCTGAAATCCTTCTATCATGTATCAGTCATGCAAAACAGTTTGGAGAAGTAGGAGGAAAGCCAATAATACCTGAAAGATACATACAATTGCTACCCCCTaacccccccacccccaccctttCTCTAGTGGAGGACCCAAAGTTTGAAGTAAGAGTAACTGAAAATGGCGCAATTCAGTTAATCAGCAGTTTGTATATTCTTCCTATGACACCCCAAATGAACAGGTAAAGACACAAAAACGTTGTACACGCTATACTTCTATTCccaaaataaaggaaataaaataattgaCAGATAGTAGAGCACATTTCTTTTACATACCACACTTTTGTTGCAAATTCCATTTTTGGAGGCTTAAATGGATAGCCATCTACAAAAACATAGGAGTAGTTAATATGATTCATTGTCATAAGCTAAATATGCTACATTCCACACAAAGTAAAACTCCATGCCTAAGTAGAATTCAAAATGCATATTGCCTTCCTGAGCAACAACGCAAGGAAGCTAGTAAATCATCATGAGGTAACAATAATCATCACATAAAATTAATATTAACATAAAATATTTCAGGCCTCAGCATTTGTCAAATAGGCAGAATCTTTGACATTCTTAAAACAACGTGCATAAAAAAtgttaaattaaaaaattcttGGTCAACGAAATTCACAACCCTAAACCACTGAAAACACATAAAACCCAAGttcaaaattcaaatctttttAATCTCTTTGGTTATGCAAATATTGGAAGTAAAAAAATATAGGCGTTTTTACCAGGAAGAGTGATATCGATCTTGAAAGTGCCGCCTTCATAAGGAGTATCAGAAGGACCAGGAATTGTACCAATCAAGTGAGTGAGACTGTCGCCTTTAGGACTTACTATTATTCCAGTTCCAGAAACCTGAACAACTTTATTACATTCTTGTTGCTCCTTTTGTACCCTGCCCAAGTCCACCATTTTCCTTCCAATTTCCAATGTCAATTTCAGTTTTAACTACTTCTTTAGGGTGAAGGGGAAAGGCAGAAGAATGCAACGTTTGTTTGTTGATGAAACGTCACCGTCCTTCTCTCCTCCAATCCCCTGCTTTCTGAGGTTCTATTGCTTTGCTTTACGTTTTATGTGTCTGTTATGAATCAGCTCCAACCTAATATCTGAGAAGAGCTATGGGCCCGAGAACAAGACACGAGGTCTGTTACTATTTTGTTAGTTCTATTATAATCAgtttatttaaaaatttaatcAAGGTATCGTTCTGTTGAGTTCATAACACTTTCAAAGAGGTGCAAAGTTGTAGCGCGTGTTAAAAAAAGC
Encoded proteins:
- the LOC104091331 gene encoding ubiquitin-conjugating enzyme E2 27-like; the protein is MVDLGRVQKEQQECNKVVQVSGTGIIVSPKGDSLTHLIGTIPGPSDTPYEGGTFKIDITLPDGYPFKPPKMEFATKVWHPNIISQSCAICLDILKDQWSPALTLKTALLSTVS